A region from the Corynebacterium halotolerans YIM 70093 = DSM 44683 genome encodes:
- a CDS encoding winged helix DNA-binding domain-containing protein, producing the protein MDHSPDLVELRARRLIAQGLAPTAARDALTGPVDVARHLLALQGQTYPAGIRAIALRADVDDAEVLAAVDRYEIVRAWPQRGTLHFLPPEDARWMMRLLSPRVEKAAAGRRPALGLSPEDVGVAREALHAELRERGLEDPLSRKGAYRVFAAAGVDPGDGRGPHLLRALGGEGDVVQGPKKGSEETFVHVDDLLVEQREMPREESLAELATRYLHSHGPATAKDLVWWSKLTVAEARKAIAAARDVVEIDLGGVSYWMGAWQADVTGAEIAAALAADHTLPAFDEYLLGYHDKSYILADELRPRVLTMNGLSWSFEVSRGVVTGRAE; encoded by the coding sequence ATGGACCACTCCCCTGACCTCGTCGAACTCAGGGCCCGCCGCCTCATCGCCCAGGGGCTCGCACCCACTGCCGCCCGTGACGCCCTGACCGGCCCCGTCGACGTCGCCCGCCACCTGCTCGCCCTGCAGGGGCAGACCTATCCGGCGGGTATCCGGGCGATCGCCCTGCGCGCGGATGTGGACGATGCCGAGGTCCTCGCGGCCGTCGACCGGTACGAGATCGTGCGCGCCTGGCCCCAGCGGGGCACGCTGCACTTCCTCCCGCCCGAGGACGCGCGCTGGATGATGCGCCTGCTCTCACCCCGGGTGGAGAAGGCCGCCGCCGGCCGACGCCCGGCGCTGGGGCTGAGCCCCGAGGACGTGGGGGTAGCACGCGAGGCGCTCCACGCGGAGCTGCGGGAACGCGGCCTGGAGGATCCACTGTCCCGGAAGGGGGCCTACCGGGTCTTTGCCGCGGCGGGCGTCGACCCCGGGGACGGGCGCGGACCCCACCTGCTGCGCGCTCTCGGCGGTGAGGGGGACGTCGTGCAGGGGCCGAAGAAGGGCTCGGAGGAGACGTTCGTGCACGTCGACGACCTGCTGGTGGAGCAGCGGGAGATGCCCCGGGAGGAATCGCTGGCCGAGCTGGCCACCCGCTACCTGCACTCCCATGGGCCGGCGACGGCGAAGGATCTGGTGTGGTGGTCGAAGCTGACGGTGGCCGAGGCGCGGAAGGCCATCGCCGCCGCCCGCGACGTCGTCGAGATCGACCTGGGCGGGGTGAGCTACTGGATGGGCGCCTGGCAGGCGGACGTCACCGGCGCGGAGATCGCCGCCGCCCTGGCCGCCGACCACACGCTGCCCGCCTTCGACGAGTATCTGCTCGGCTACCACGACAAGTCCTATATCCTCGCCGATGAGCTGCGTCCCCGGGTATTGACGATGAATGGTTTGAGCTGGTCTTTTGAGGTTTCACGGGGCGTGGTGACCGGGCGGGCGGAGTGA
- a CDS encoding ABC transporter ATP-binding protein, whose translation MTTLTDRLTRLAIDDVSVIYPDGDSTVTALDRVSLQARAGEMTAIVGESGSGKSSLLSVAAALVVPDSGTVSVAGVALDGVPEAERARVRREHIGIIFQQANLIGSLTARDQLLLTDHIRGLRGKALRGRADRATELLERVGLDGLGDRRMHQLSGGQRQRVNIARALMGSPGLLLADEPTSALDASRSRGIVELLRELTEETGAACVMVTHDRSLLDVFDAAVEVRDGRVIRRYDRGYGPLP comes from the coding sequence ATGACCACCCTCACTGACCGTCTGACCCGCCTGGCCATCGACGACGTCTCCGTCATCTACCCCGACGGTGACTCCACCGTCACCGCGCTCGACCGGGTCTCGCTGCAGGCGCGCGCCGGGGAGATGACCGCGATCGTCGGCGAATCCGGTTCCGGCAAGTCCTCCCTGCTGTCCGTCGCCGCGGCGCTGGTGGTGCCCGACTCCGGCACCGTGTCCGTGGCCGGGGTGGCGCTGGACGGTGTGCCGGAGGCCGAGCGGGCCCGGGTGCGTCGCGAGCACATCGGCATCATCTTCCAGCAGGCCAACCTCATCGGCTCGCTCACCGCCCGCGACCAACTGCTGCTCACCGACCACATTCGCGGCCTGCGCGGGAAGGCGCTGCGCGGGCGGGCCGACCGGGCGACGGAACTGCTCGAGCGCGTCGGACTGGACGGGCTCGGCGACCGGCGCATGCACCAGCTCTCCGGCGGCCAGCGCCAACGCGTCAATATCGCCCGGGCGCTGATGGGCTCCCCCGGACTGCTGCTCGCCGACGAGCCGACCTCCGCACTGGACGCGTCGCGTTCACGCGGGATCGTCGAACTGCTGCGGGAGCTGACGGAGGAGACCGGTGCCGCCTGCGTCATGGTCACCCACGACCGCTCATTGCTCGACGTCTTCGACGCCGCCGTCGAGGTCCGCGACGGCCGGGTGATCCGGCGCTACGATCGCGGATATGGACCACTCCCCTGA
- a CDS encoding ABC transporter permease has translation MFLGIRDIAHARGRFALIGSVVGLITLLLVMLTGLTGGLGAQNISALQALDPDRYVFAPATAGESPEVSFTDSAITAGDVAAWEGIDGVTGVAPVGFTQTRLEADSAVSVAVVGLPAGTGLPGGGTVPDDGAVVSASLAEEVGAHEGEVVTLSGRDAEVTGTAPDEFHSHSAVVWVDSGTWQSVAHVGDDVLGTVLAVDGTLDDAAWEAASESTGTLAETVSGSFAGLAAYQSERGSLVTMQGFLYGISALVTISFLTVWTIQRTRDLSILRALGADAGYLMKDALGQAALILGVGVVTGALLGWALGSLAGGAVPFLLTTSTVLAPALGIWFLGLLGALIATRRVARIDPLLALGGNA, from the coding sequence ATGTTCCTCGGAATCCGCGACATCGCCCACGCCCGGGGCCGGTTCGCGCTCATCGGATCCGTCGTCGGGCTGATCACGCTGCTGCTCGTCATGCTCACCGGGCTGACCGGCGGCCTCGGGGCGCAGAACATCTCTGCCCTGCAGGCGCTCGATCCGGACCGCTACGTCTTCGCCCCCGCCACCGCCGGAGAGTCGCCGGAAGTCTCCTTCACCGACTCGGCCATCACCGCCGGCGACGTCGCGGCCTGGGAGGGCATCGACGGGGTCACCGGCGTGGCCCCGGTCGGCTTCACCCAGACCCGCCTGGAGGCCGACAGTGCCGTCTCCGTCGCGGTCGTGGGCCTGCCCGCCGGCACCGGCCTGCCCGGCGGCGGCACCGTTCCCGACGACGGCGCGGTGGTCTCCGCGTCCCTGGCCGAGGAGGTCGGCGCGCACGAGGGCGAGGTCGTCACCCTCTCGGGCCGTGACGCCGAGGTCACCGGCACCGCCCCGGATGAATTCCACTCCCACTCCGCGGTCGTCTGGGTCGACTCCGGCACCTGGCAGTCGGTCGCGCACGTGGGCGATGACGTCCTCGGCACCGTCCTGGCCGTCGACGGCACGCTTGACGATGCCGCGTGGGAGGCGGCGTCGGAAAGCACCGGCACCCTGGCCGAGACCGTCTCCGGTTCCTTCGCCGGCCTGGCCGCCTACCAGTCCGAGCGCGGCTCGCTGGTGACCATGCAGGGCTTCCTCTACGGCATCTCCGCCCTGGTGACCATCTCCTTCCTCACCGTCTGGACCATCCAGCGCACCCGCGACCTGTCGATCCTGCGCGCCCTGGGTGCCGACGCGGGGTACCTGATGAAGGACGCCCTCGGCCAGGCGGCGCTGATCCTCGGCGTCGGAGTCGTTACCGGGGCCCTGCTCGGCTGGGCCCTCGGCTCACTCGCCGGCGGGGCCGTCCCCTTCCTGCTCACCACCTCGACCGTCCTCGCCCCCGCCCTGGGCATCTGGTTCCTGGGGCTGCTGGGCGCACTCATCGCCACCCGCCGCGTCGCCCGGATCGACCCGCTGCTCGCACTCGGAGGAAACGCATGA
- a CDS encoding sensor histidine kinase → MTPSPTPQPTPTPLPHVLKLLRLGLHMMFAFLLVFGLLRHLLDDPRHAVSSPVLPLVLALGGIYLTGTLWENRHARGATGLDPTPFAPAWLASVTALWVGLVVLSIDFVWLLFPLVFLFLHLTWPVVGIPATVLLWAVAAFAPAWLHPEAWTAGAAVGPAIGAVFAVAIYYAYRALHAEVTHHRRVAEQLRATRAELADSEHQAGRLEERERLSREIHDTVAQGLSSILLVARAARGTLDRGDAETAARQLGTIEEAAADNLAEARRFVRDLASPALGESLPEALRQVIERTRARQEALGESLDISLHLAGDTGRPLPEPVNRTVLRAAQEALANVVKHAQASMAVVTLEVWDDSVTLDVFDDGRSFDGGYGYGLRGLEARVSALHGDLVIETGDGTALAVHLPLTSQREDTP, encoded by the coding sequence ATGACCCCCTCGCCGACGCCACAGCCGACGCCGACCCCGCTGCCCCACGTGCTGAAGTTGCTGCGCCTCGGACTGCACATGATGTTCGCGTTCCTGCTGGTCTTCGGCCTCCTGCGCCACCTGCTCGACGATCCCCGCCACGCTGTCTCGTCACCGGTGCTGCCGCTGGTTCTGGCCCTCGGCGGGATCTACCTGACGGGCACCCTGTGGGAGAACCGCCACGCCCGGGGTGCCACCGGACTCGACCCCACCCCCTTCGCGCCGGCGTGGCTGGCGTCGGTCACGGCTCTGTGGGTGGGGCTGGTGGTGCTCTCGATCGACTTCGTGTGGCTGCTGTTCCCCCTGGTCTTCCTGTTTCTCCACCTGACCTGGCCCGTCGTTGGCATCCCGGCCACGGTGCTGCTGTGGGCGGTGGCGGCGTTCGCCCCGGCCTGGCTGCACCCGGAGGCATGGACGGCCGGGGCGGCCGTGGGACCGGCCATCGGTGCGGTGTTCGCGGTGGCGATCTACTACGCCTACCGCGCCCTGCACGCGGAGGTGACCCACCACCGGAGGGTGGCGGAGCAGCTGCGGGCGACGCGGGCGGAGCTGGCCGACTCCGAGCATCAGGCCGGCCGCCTGGAGGAGCGTGAACGACTCTCCCGGGAGATCCACGACACCGTAGCCCAGGGACTCAGCTCCATTCTGCTCGTCGCGCGTGCCGCCCGCGGCACCCTGGACCGCGGTGATGCCGAAACGGCCGCCCGGCAGCTGGGCACCATCGAGGAAGCGGCCGCCGACAACCTCGCCGAGGCCCGCCGCTTCGTCCGCGACCTCGCCTCCCCAGCGCTGGGAGAGTCCCTCCCGGAGGCACTGCGGCAGGTCATCGAGCGCACCCGCGCCCGGCAGGAGGCCCTCGGAGAGTCCCTGGACATCTCCCTGCACCTGGCCGGCGATACCGGCCGGCCCCTGCCTGAGCCGGTCAACCGCACCGTGCTGCGGGCGGCGCAGGAGGCGCTCGCGAACGTCGTCAAGCATGCGCAGGCGTCGATGGCGGTGGTCACCCTCGAGGTGTGGGACGACTCCGTCACCCTGGACGTCTTCGACGACGGCCGCAGCTTCGACGGTGGGTACGGTTACGGGCTGCGCGGGCTTGAGGCCCGCGTGAGCGCGCTCCACGGCGACCTCGTCATCGAGACCGGCGACGGCACCGCGCTCGCCGTGCACCTACCCCTGACCTCGCAACGGGAGGACACCCCATGA
- a CDS encoding response regulator — MIRVMLIDDHPVVRAGLRTILDAFDDIEVVAEGAEGSAALTATTASVDVVVCDIQMPGMDGITATRRLAETGGPPVLILTTYDTEADIVAAVEAGALGYLLKDAPEQALHDAVVTTAQGRRTLSPEVAAALAERVSRPRQALSTREIEILRALESGAGNRDLARQLFISEATVKTHLVHIYQKLGVENRTAAITAARERRLI; from the coding sequence ATGATCCGTGTCATGCTCATCGACGACCACCCGGTCGTGCGCGCCGGGCTACGCACCATACTCGACGCCTTCGACGACATCGAAGTCGTCGCCGAGGGCGCCGAGGGCTCGGCGGCGCTGACGGCGACGACCGCCAGCGTGGACGTGGTGGTCTGCGATATCCAGATGCCCGGCATGGACGGCATCACCGCCACCCGGCGGCTCGCGGAGACGGGTGGGCCGCCGGTGCTCATCCTCACCACCTACGACACGGAGGCCGACATCGTCGCCGCCGTCGAGGCCGGGGCGCTGGGATATCTGCTCAAGGACGCACCCGAGCAGGCGCTCCACGACGCCGTCGTGACCACCGCGCAGGGCCGGCGCACGCTCTCACCGGAGGTCGCCGCAGCCCTGGCGGAGCGGGTGAGCCGTCCCCGGCAGGCCCTGTCGACCCGCGAGATCGAGATTCTCCGCGCGCTCGAGTCCGGGGCGGGCAACCGGGATCTGGCCCGGCAGCTGTTCATCTCCGAGGCGACCGTCAAGACGCATCTGGTGCACATCTACCAGAAGCTCGGCGTGGAGAACCGCACCGCGGCGATCACCGCCGCCCGGGAGCGGCGGCTGATCTGA
- a CDS encoding ArsO family NAD(P)H-dependent flavin-containing monooxygenase, translating to MSESTPAGHHEAIIIGAGQAGLATAYYLRRAGVDFLILDNQTAPGGAWQQYWPSLALFSTSDFSSLPGRQMPPHEGYPPASHVVDYFTRYEQRYDLPVERPVDVTAVEHDGERYIVRAGDRFWTADNIVAATGIWSSPYVPSYPGTITGAFWHSANYPGPETFRGQKVAVIGGGNSGAQISAELSEVADVTWYTLREPRWMPDDVDGRELFRRNRQRALAIQRGEEDPGADSELGDIVMVPEVRRARDEGRLKATPMVGSLDEIDADHLIWCTGYLPALGPFEDLLDGREPRQPGLYLVGYGDWTGPGSATIVGVSPYARDTAARIAESLGKPRK from the coding sequence ATGAGCGAGTCGACGCCCGCCGGCCATCACGAGGCCATCATCATCGGTGCCGGCCAGGCGGGTCTAGCCACCGCCTACTACCTGCGGCGGGCGGGCGTGGACTTCCTGATTCTGGACAATCAGACCGCCCCCGGTGGGGCGTGGCAGCAGTACTGGCCGAGCCTGGCACTGTTCTCCACCTCGGACTTCTCCAGCCTGCCGGGCCGGCAGATGCCCCCTCATGAGGGTTATCCGCCGGCCTCCCACGTGGTCGACTACTTCACCCGCTATGAGCAGCGCTACGACCTGCCCGTCGAGCGCCCCGTGGACGTCACCGCCGTGGAGCACGACGGTGAGAGGTACATCGTGCGTGCCGGGGACCGGTTCTGGACGGCCGATAATATCGTCGCCGCCACCGGCATCTGGTCCTCACCCTATGTGCCCAGCTACCCCGGCACCATCACCGGCGCATTCTGGCACAGCGCCAACTACCCGGGGCCCGAGACGTTCCGGGGCCAGAAAGTCGCCGTGATCGGCGGTGGGAACTCGGGCGCGCAGATCAGCGCCGAGCTCTCCGAGGTCGCCGACGTCACCTGGTACACGCTCAGGGAGCCGCGATGGATGCCCGACGACGTCGACGGCCGCGAGCTCTTCCGCCGCAATCGGCAGCGCGCCCTCGCCATCCAGCGCGGCGAGGAGGACCCGGGCGCCGATTCGGAGCTCGGGGATATCGTCATGGTGCCGGAGGTCCGGCGGGCCCGTGACGAAGGACGGCTGAAGGCCACACCGATGGTCGGCTCCCTCGACGAGATCGACGCCGACCACCTCATCTGGTGCACCGGCTACCTGCCGGCGCTGGGGCCCTTCGAGGATCTTCTCGACGGCCGCGAGCCGAGACAGCCGGGCCTGTACCTGGTCGGCTACGGCGACTGGACGGGGCCGGGTTCGGCGACGATCGTGGGCGTGTCCCCTTACGCACGGGACACCGCCGCACGGATCGCGGAATCGCTGGGCAAGCCGCGGAAATGA
- a CDS encoding MFS transporter, with product MTTTEVRTTAVPYVPLTAMGFAAFVYVTFEIFTVGLITPMAADLGVPESHIGLLMSMYAGVVAVVTIPAMLACRRLDRRTLFLATLGFLLVGTILQATATGYGQLVIARIAAALTHGVFWSLVGPMAARLAPAGRTGTAVGLVSLGSTMALVLGSPAATWLGGVIGWRGATWALGLLAVASVAVLVPTLPKLPPLAKDDHPSIEAVSKWGVPSLIVFLLLAVTASFVTYTYLGLIVSHTAGAELVPTGLTAFGVFGLVGVLLATRLVDRRMIRFNFSATVLFMVAAVLGIAAFSQLDGGPTLGSTALIFLGLAVCGVGYGALPTVATTLFLHAGRNNQDVASSLYVVTFQVGIASGSAAGATAVDAGQLPATMWLMLVLAAAATATLAAWSRPLLR from the coding sequence TTGACCACCACCGAAGTACGTACCACCGCCGTACCCTATGTCCCGTTGACCGCGATGGGTTTCGCGGCTTTCGTGTACGTGACATTCGAGATCTTCACCGTCGGCCTGATCACCCCGATGGCCGCGGATCTGGGCGTGCCCGAGTCCCATATCGGCCTGCTCATGAGCATGTACGCGGGTGTGGTCGCCGTGGTGACCATCCCCGCCATGCTCGCGTGCCGACGCCTCGACCGGCGCACCCTCTTCCTGGCCACGCTGGGATTCCTGCTGGTCGGCACCATCCTGCAGGCCACCGCCACCGGCTACGGGCAGCTCGTCATCGCCCGCATCGCCGCAGCCCTGACCCACGGCGTCTTCTGGTCGCTGGTGGGCCCGATGGCCGCCCGGCTGGCCCCCGCCGGGAGGACCGGCACCGCGGTCGGTCTGGTGTCCCTCGGTTCGACAATGGCCCTGGTCCTCGGTTCACCGGCCGCCACCTGGTTGGGCGGGGTGATCGGCTGGCGGGGTGCGACCTGGGCGCTCGGACTGCTCGCGGTCGCCTCGGTGGCCGTGCTGGTGCCGACGCTGCCGAAGCTGCCGCCGTTGGCGAAGGATGACCACCCCAGCATCGAGGCGGTGTCGAAGTGGGGGGTGCCCTCGCTCATCGTCTTCCTGCTCCTGGCGGTCACGGCCTCGTTCGTCACCTACACCTACCTGGGACTGATCGTGTCGCACACCGCCGGTGCGGAGCTGGTGCCCACGGGCCTGACCGCGTTCGGTGTGTTCGGACTGGTCGGGGTGCTGCTGGCCACCCGGCTCGTGGACCGGCGCATGATCCGCTTCAACTTCTCGGCCACGGTCCTGTTCATGGTCGCCGCGGTGCTCGGCATCGCAGCGTTCTCCCAGCTCGACGGTGGTCCGACACTCGGGTCCACGGCCCTGATCTTCCTCGGCCTCGCGGTCTGCGGCGTCGGCTACGGCGCGCTGCCGACGGTGGCGACGACCCTCTTCCTGCACGCCGGGCGCAACAACCAGGACGTCGCCTCGTCGCTGTACGTGGTGACCTTCCAGGTGGGCATCGCCTCCGGCTCGGCGGCCGGCGCCACCGCAGTGGACGCCGGGCAGCTCCCCGCCACGATGTGGCTGATGCTGGTGCTCGCCGCCGCGGCCACCGCCACGCTCGCCGCCTGGTCGCGGCCGCTGCTGCGGTAG
- a CDS encoding gluconokinase yields the protein MSSTSGTKKIPTMSVKLSESVGPYVLALDVGSTASRGGLYDATGRPVKGSKERIAHAFTTAGDGTSTIDAGQVVDECAQIVDAVVAFAEENRLVGEVTGVAMDSFASSLILVDADGDALTPCLTYADSRSHRQVRFLQERVDEADYHARTGVRLHTSYHPSRLLWLQQEDPETFARTHAAMTIGEYVYLRLAGIRGIATSMAAWSGILDLHTGELDLPILQACGTDPDLFAAVHDPDQPARPAADALPEKWRMLADADWFHAIPDGWPSNIGPGAVDSSTAAVAAATSGAMRVIVSQRPGTIPDGLWCYRLSRAAWILGGALNDVGRAVEWLENTVAPVDGELGEVLAGPPRDDAPAVLPFFSGERATGWASDARASLVGLTTATGPADLWRGVVEGLALSYRRVWDALGEAGAQPERVIASGRVTIDHPAWLQPLADSLEVPVVPLAMKRATLRGTALIALDVLAPDVGRATPPFDEAWSPVAGHAGHYRHARGDFERLYTALVAD from the coding sequence ATGTCGAGCACCTCAGGTACCAAGAAGATCCCCACCATGTCGGTGAAGCTGAGTGAATCGGTGGGGCCGTACGTGCTGGCGCTCGACGTCGGCTCGACGGCCTCCCGCGGCGGGCTCTACGACGCCACGGGGCGCCCGGTGAAGGGCTCCAAGGAGCGTATCGCGCACGCGTTCACCACCGCCGGCGACGGCACCAGCACCATCGACGCCGGGCAGGTCGTCGACGAGTGCGCGCAGATCGTCGACGCCGTCGTGGCCTTCGCGGAGGAGAACCGGCTCGTCGGCGAGGTCACGGGCGTGGCCATGGACTCCTTCGCCTCCTCGCTGATCCTCGTCGACGCCGACGGAGACGCGTTGACCCCCTGCCTCACCTACGCCGACTCCCGCTCCCACCGGCAGGTCCGCTTCCTGCAGGAGCGGGTCGATGAAGCCGACTACCACGCCCGCACCGGCGTGCGGCTGCACACCTCCTACCACCCCTCCCGCCTGCTGTGGCTCCAGCAGGAGGACCCGGAGACGTTCGCGCGCACGCACGCTGCGATGACCATCGGCGAATACGTCTACCTGCGGCTGGCCGGCATCCGCGGCATCGCCACCTCCATGGCGGCCTGGTCGGGGATCCTGGACCTGCACACCGGTGAACTCGACCTGCCGATCCTGCAGGCCTGCGGCACTGACCCGGATCTGTTCGCCGCCGTCCACGACCCCGACCAGCCCGCTCGCCCCGCCGCGGACGCGCTGCCGGAGAAGTGGCGGATGCTCGCCGACGCGGACTGGTTCCACGCCATCCCCGACGGCTGGCCCTCCAATATCGGTCCCGGCGCGGTCGACTCCAGCACCGCGGCCGTCGCCGCCGCCACCTCCGGCGCGATGCGGGTGATCGTCTCGCAGCGTCCCGGGACCATCCCCGACGGGCTGTGGTGCTACCGCCTCTCCCGTGCGGCGTGGATTCTCGGCGGCGCGCTCAACGACGTCGGCCGCGCCGTCGAGTGGCTGGAGAACACCGTCGCGCCCGTCGACGGGGAGCTGGGCGAGGTCCTCGCCGGTCCCCCGCGTGACGACGCCCCCGCGGTCCTGCCCTTCTTCAGCGGCGAGCGTGCCACCGGCTGGGCCTCGGACGCCCGCGCCAGCCTCGTCGGGCTGACCACCGCCACCGGCCCCGCCGACCTGTGGCGCGGCGTCGTCGAGGGGCTCGCCCTGTCCTACCGGCGCGTCTGGGACGCTCTGGGTGAGGCCGGGGCGCAGCCGGAGCGGGTCATCGCCTCCGGGCGGGTGACCATCGACCACCCCGCGTGGCTGCAGCCGTTGGCCGACTCCCTCGAGGTGCCCGTCGTCCCGCTGGCGATGAAGCGTGCCACCCTGCGCGGCACTGCGTTGATCGCCCTCGACGTCCTCGCCCCGGACGTCGGGCGCGCCACCCCGCCCTTCGACGAGGCCTGGTCCCCCGTCGCCGGCCATGCCGGGCACTACCGGCACGCGCGCGGGGATTTCGAGCGGCTGTACACGGCGCTCGTGGCGGACTGA
- a CDS encoding esterase/lipase family protein: MTSLRRGLPAVAAAAAGVVLAATVPTVATVAISPAHAQSHQVNTLLSSGSSVSREHGSAAELSSGPIVDLAGGSSLARETGSTVHLSSDPAVDAVFNDPSCVPSPDHPNPVVYLHGTGTSSAQFLETARWLRAQGFCLWAIHYGSGHPNLRNVVPGEHGWADIDASAAEIAVFVDGALAATGAEKVDLVGHSQGGTLTKVYVQRYGGAGKVGRVVALGATFRGTTLDGRDTWARSAVDTAPSSSAAIVGESALQQLAGSEYITGVGELPDTTPGIIYTALYTPSDTTATPYTTSLLESVDGADVANIDVEATCGVPVSHGDLARSPVVAGLVRWGLTRAEGEHAADAEQCGVD; encoded by the coding sequence ATGACGAGCCTCCGCCGCGGTCTCCCCGCCGTCGCCGCCGCAGCCGCCGGCGTCGTCCTGGCGGCCACAGTCCCCACAGTGGCCACAGTGGCCATCTCCCCCGCCCACGCCCAGAGTCACCAGGTCAACACCCTGCTCTCCAGCGGTTCGAGCGTGAGCCGGGAGCACGGCTCCGCCGCCGAACTGTCCAGCGGGCCGATCGTGGATCTGGCGGGTGGCTCCAGCCTCGCGCGGGAGACCGGTTCGACCGTGCACCTGTCCTCGGATCCGGCCGTCGACGCCGTGTTCAACGACCCGTCCTGCGTCCCCTCCCCCGACCACCCGAATCCGGTGGTCTACCTCCACGGGACGGGCACCAGCTCGGCCCAGTTCCTCGAAACCGCGCGCTGGCTGCGCGCGCAGGGGTTCTGCTTGTGGGCAATCCACTACGGCTCCGGTCATCCTAACCTGCGGAACGTGGTGCCCGGCGAGCACGGCTGGGCGGACATCGACGCCAGCGCCGCCGAGATCGCCGTCTTCGTCGACGGTGCCCTGGCGGCCACCGGCGCGGAGAAGGTGGATCTGGTCGGGCACTCCCAGGGTGGGACACTGACCAAGGTCTACGTCCAGCGTTACGGCGGCGCAGGCAAGGTTGGCCGGGTGGTCGCCCTGGGTGCCACGTTCCGGGGTACGACGCTCGACGGCCGCGACACCTGGGCGCGTTCGGCGGTCGACACGGCCCCCAGTTCCTCGGCGGCGATCGTCGGTGAATCGGCGCTCCAGCAGCTGGCCGGGTCCGAGTACATCACGGGTGTCGGGGAACTGCCGGACACCACCCCGGGCATCATCTACACCGCCCTGTACACCCCCTCGGACACCACGGCGACGCCGTACACCACCTCGCTGCTGGAGTCCGTCGACGGTGCCGACGTGGCCAATATCGACGTCGAGGCCACCTGCGGCGTCCCCGTCTCCCACGGTGACCTGGCCCGCAGCCCCGTCGTCGCCGGGCTCGTCCGCTGGGGCCTGACCCGCGCGGAGGGCGAGCACGCCGCCGACGCGGAGCAGTGCGGCGTCGATTAG
- a CDS encoding esterase/lipase family protein, whose translation MHLSADPEIHHVFNDEYCSPSPGHRNPVVFLHGTGTGSQQFIATAQYLRGEGFCPWAIDYGSGHFNLLNAVPGQHGYAELDESLDEIAEFIDDVLTVTGAQKVDLVGHSQGGTLTKAYIQGRDGAAKVDRVVSLGATFHGTTVDDRGELLGSVVDTMPGSSAFAAGAAATQQLVGSETVTALEQLPDTAPDVIYTALYTPSDTVATPNSTSMLESVDGADVVNVDVEAACDITVSHQDMVRSPEVAGLIHWGLTRAEGDHAVGAEQCELKA comes from the coding sequence GTGCACCTTTCCGCGGATCCGGAGATACACCACGTCTTCAACGACGAGTACTGTTCACCGTCCCCCGGACACCGCAATCCGGTGGTCTTTCTCCACGGCACCGGAACAGGTTCCCAGCAGTTCATCGCTACGGCACAGTACCTGCGGGGTGAGGGATTTTGCCCGTGGGCGATCGACTACGGTTCCGGGCATTTCAACCTCCTGAATGCCGTGCCCGGCCAGCATGGCTACGCCGAACTTGACGAAAGTCTCGACGAGATCGCCGAGTTCATCGACGACGTCCTGACGGTCACCGGCGCGCAGAAGGTGGATCTGGTCGGGCACTCCCAGGGCGGGACGTTGACCAAGGCCTATATTCAGGGCCGGGATGGTGCCGCGAAAGTTGATCGAGTGGTGTCCCTGGGGGCCACATTCCACGGCACGACCGTCGACGACCGCGGCGAGCTCCTGGGATCGGTCGTTGACACCATGCCGGGTTCATCGGCCTTCGCCGCCGGGGCGGCCGCCACCCAGCAATTGGTTGGCTCCGAGACCGTCACCGCGCTCGAGCAGCTGCCCGACACCGCCCCGGATGTCATCTACACCGCGTTGTACACCCCCTCGGACACCGTGGCCACCCCCAACAGCACCTCGATGCTTGAATCCGTCGATGGTGCGGATGTCGTCAATGTCGACGTCGAAGCCGCCTGCGATATCACTGTCTCGCACCAGGACATGGTGCGTAGCCCGGAGGTCGCGGGCCTCATTCACTGGGGGCTTACCCGTGCGGAGGGCGATCACGCCGTGGGGGCGGAGCAGTGTGAGCTGAAGGCCTAG